In Saccharothrix syringae, the following are encoded in one genomic region:
- a CDS encoding ATP-binding protein: MTGEPTGGGGNEVTGRINSVVQAGAIHGDVHMGHAAAGVALPRQLPNAPARFVNREEQLATLDALLLESSPPMTSVTGAPGTGKSTLALHWAHRVRRRFRDGDLYLDLRGYGPGLALTPRQGVEFFLHALGVPPERIPADPELSASLYRSVLDGKRVLVVIDNAASAAQVRPLLPAAPECFTVITSRSRLSSLIVTEGAGPIVLDVLTPDESVEVLRRLIGAERVDREPGPAARIALRCGYLPLALRIVAERLTDEVYLPLAELADELDDEYRRLDALTSRNDELADVRAVFSWSYHRLSPVAARAFRLLGLHAGTDIGTAAAAALTDHDSRSARRALGSLTDSHLVQQVAAERFRLHDLVRLYAAERADAEETAGERRRAVRRVTRWYLLSAANARRSFLPDLSLGAADLPDGDDPVEPLSFSGAEEALAWFEVERFTLLAVLEQALTSNHLDLAAVMPRAVAGFYEVRAYWSDYRQVYATGVRASREINSRPWVVANLIGLGDADGFLGNVDGALASYHEAVALSRAAGDSRNEGFALRGIGLIHQDAGRFDLAAEHHRRALAALRRVGARRGEGMCLLSLGDCHRALERFGEAFDHGLRALEIFRSTRDRLAEARALNSLGTSRRAEGRLPEALEHHREALAVFRRFDHPYEEASTLLDLGDVLDGLGRSTEARDHWLAARVIFERIGAPEVDSANSRLTTD; the protein is encoded by the coding sequence ATGACGGGCGAGCCGACGGGCGGCGGCGGGAACGAGGTCACCGGCCGGATCAACTCCGTGGTGCAAGCCGGCGCGATACACGGCGACGTCCACATGGGCCACGCCGCGGCCGGGGTCGCGCTGCCCAGGCAGCTCCCGAACGCACCCGCGCGCTTCGTCAACCGCGAGGAGCAGTTGGCGACCCTCGACGCGCTGCTGCTGGAGAGCTCGCCGCCGATGACGTCCGTCACCGGCGCCCCGGGAACGGGCAAGTCGACCCTGGCCCTGCACTGGGCGCACCGGGTGCGGCGCCGCTTCCGGGACGGCGACCTGTACCTCGACCTGCGCGGCTACGGGCCGGGCCTGGCGCTGACACCCCGACAAGGCGTCGAGTTCTTCCTCCACGCGCTCGGCGTGCCACCCGAGAGGATCCCGGCGGACCCGGAGCTGTCCGCGTCCCTGTACCGGTCGGTGCTCGACGGCAAGCGCGTGCTCGTCGTGATCGACAACGCCGCGAGCGCCGCCCAGGTCCGCCCGCTGCTCCCCGCCGCACCGGAGTGCTTCACCGTCATAACGAGCCGCAGCCGCCTGTCCAGTCTCATCGTCACCGAAGGTGCCGGCCCCATCGTGTTGGACGTCCTCACCCCCGACGAATCGGTGGAAGTGCTCCGCCGGCTGATCGGTGCCGAGCGGGTCGACCGCGAACCCGGACCGGCGGCGCGGATCGCACTGCGCTGCGGCTACCTGCCACTGGCCCTGAGGATCGTCGCGGAACGGCTCACCGATGAGGTCTACCTCCCCCTGGCCGAACTCGCCGACGAACTGGACGACGAGTACCGGCGGCTCGACGCGCTGACGTCCCGCAACGACGAACTCGCCGACGTCCGCGCCGTCTTCTCCTGGTCCTACCACCGGTTGTCCCCGGTGGCGGCCAGGGCGTTCCGGCTGCTCGGCCTGCACGCGGGCACGGACATCGGCACCGCGGCCGCGGCGGCGCTGACCGACCACGACAGCCGGTCGGCCCGCCGCGCACTCGGGTCCCTGACCGACTCCCACCTCGTGCAGCAGGTCGCGGCGGAGCGCTTCCGCCTGCACGACCTGGTCCGCCTCTACGCCGCCGAGCGCGCCGACGCCGAGGAGACGGCGGGGGAACGCCGGCGGGCGGTCCGCCGGGTCACCCGCTGGTACCTGCTGAGCGCGGCGAACGCACGGCGGTCGTTCCTGCCGGACCTGTCCCTCGGGGCGGCGGACCTGCCGGACGGCGACGACCCGGTCGAGCCGCTGTCGTTCTCCGGCGCCGAGGAGGCGCTGGCCTGGTTCGAGGTCGAGAGGTTCACCCTGCTCGCCGTCCTCGAACAGGCCCTGACCTCGAACCACCTGGACCTCGCGGCGGTGATGCCCAGAGCGGTGGCGGGGTTCTACGAGGTCCGGGCGTACTGGTCGGACTACCGGCAGGTGTACGCCACCGGTGTGCGGGCTTCGCGGGAGATCAACTCGCGCCCCTGGGTGGTCGCGAACCTCATCGGCCTCGGTGACGCCGACGGCTTCCTGGGCAACGTCGACGGGGCACTGGCCTCCTACCACGAGGCCGTCGCCCTGAGCAGGGCGGCCGGGGACTCCCGGAACGAGGGCTTCGCCCTGCGCGGCATCGGTTTGATCCACCAGGACGCCGGCCGGTTCGACCTCGCCGCGGAGCACCACCGCCGAGCGCTCGCCGCGCTGCGACGGGTCGGCGCGCGACGTGGCGAGGGGATGTGCCTGCTCAGCCTCGGCGACTGCCACCGCGCCCTGGAGCGGTTCGGCGAGGCGTTCGACCACGGCCTCCGCGCCCTGGAGATCTTCCGGAGCACGCGGGACCGACTCGCCGAGGCGCGTGCGCTCAACTCGCTGGGCACGTCACGCCGGGCCGAGGGCAGACTGCCGGAGGCGCTTGAGCACCACCGCGAGGCGCTGGCGGTGTTCCGGAGGTTCGACCACCCCTACGAGGAAGCGTCGACCCTGCTCGACCTGGGTGACGTCCTCGACGGGCTCGGGCGGTCGACCGAAGCCCGTGACCACTGGCTCGCGGCCAGGGTCATCTTCGAACGGATCGGCGCACCGGAGGTCGACTCGGCGAACTCCCGGTTGACGACCGACTGA
- a CDS encoding helix-turn-helix domain-containing protein yields MSDDLSLGERVKRARVSRGLTQEQLAERAEVSVDLIRKLEQEVRHTASMSSLTRIARAVDKDVPQLLGQTSGIEPRVDEEAVGVLAIRDELTSLSYFPGLADEEVFNDEPPTVEGLRAALAHAESVRQHGSFAQLGAMLPGLMAEARAAVRESSGDDRSAAHGLLSEVIQIASTMLAALGRPDIGYIGLIRAQEAAEESGDELLQAMNVSALSWVFFKQGRLADAETAALRKAAQLEPDFVRGSAESLAVWGILMLRAAGAAVRNKHVERSEEHMSLARAAAARLGRDHNICATPFGPTNAAIAAVNAAVESERFEYALELVKTVPGNGWISPTFKARHLLDVAIAHSELNQDDAATARLLAAERIAPEWMRYHTLSRQTVRELVERARRKQTPLLRLADRLHIEL; encoded by the coding sequence GTGAGCGACGACCTGAGCCTCGGTGAGCGCGTCAAGCGCGCCCGGGTGAGCCGCGGACTGACCCAGGAACAGCTCGCCGAGAGGGCGGAGGTCAGCGTCGACCTCATCCGGAAGCTGGAGCAGGAGGTCAGGCACACCGCGAGCATGAGTTCGCTGACCCGCATAGCCCGCGCCGTGGACAAGGACGTGCCCCAGCTCCTCGGCCAGACCAGCGGCATCGAACCGCGGGTCGACGAGGAAGCCGTCGGCGTCCTGGCCATCCGCGACGAGCTGACCTCGCTGTCGTACTTCCCCGGCCTGGCCGACGAAGAGGTGTTCAACGACGAACCGCCGACCGTCGAGGGCCTGCGCGCGGCCCTCGCGCACGCGGAGTCGGTCCGGCAGCACGGCTCGTTCGCCCAACTCGGCGCCATGCTGCCCGGCCTCATGGCCGAAGCCCGTGCCGCCGTGCGCGAATCGTCCGGCGACGACCGGTCCGCCGCGCACGGCCTGCTGTCCGAGGTCATCCAGATCGCCTCGACCATGCTCGCGGCACTCGGCAGGCCGGACATCGGCTACATCGGCCTCATCCGCGCGCAGGAGGCGGCGGAGGAATCGGGCGATGAACTGCTCCAGGCCATGAACGTCTCGGCCCTCTCCTGGGTGTTCTTCAAGCAGGGCCGCCTGGCCGACGCCGAAACGGCGGCGCTCCGCAAGGCCGCGCAGCTCGAACCGGACTTCGTGCGGGGGTCGGCCGAGAGCCTGGCCGTGTGGGGCATCCTCATGCTGCGAGCGGCAGGCGCGGCGGTGCGGAACAAGCACGTCGAGCGCTCCGAGGAGCACATGAGCCTGGCCCGGGCCGCCGCCGCCAGGCTCGGCCGGGACCACAACATCTGCGCCACGCCGTTCGGGCCGACCAACGCCGCCATCGCGGCGGTGAACGCGGCGGTCGAGAGCGAACGGTTCGAATACGCACTGGAACTGGTCAAAACCGTCCCGGGAAACGGGTGGATCTCCCCCACCTTCAAAGCCCGCCACCTGCTCGACGTGGCGATCGCGCACAGCGAGCTGAACCAGGACGACGCCGCGACCGCCCGGTTGCTCGCCGCCGAACGAATCGCACCCGAGTGGATGCGCTACCACACCCTGAGCCGCCAAACGGTGCGCGAACTGGTCGAACGCGCACGTCGCAAGCAGACACCGCTGCTGCGCCTGGCGGATCGCCTCCACATCGAACTGTAG
- a CDS encoding DUF6879 family protein, with translation MPSGESGWEPGQGGEPLDLDAWARQWDAFDRTAFRLETLPEYNVESERGLMELFLAGEPMPPAYNAEWHGSLREYRRSGKVVRRVRVVANPLTDYQRRQFAWAYPGNVEAGEEIRVLDSHDPVTDVLPAQDFWVFDDDSVVLLHYEGGVQTGRELLTGAAVGEYLDYRELAVAHSVPFDQYRNSLPG, from the coding sequence GTGCCGTCGGGTGAGTCCGGGTGGGAGCCGGGACAAGGCGGAGAACCGCTGGACCTCGACGCCTGGGCGCGGCAGTGGGACGCCTTCGACCGAACCGCCTTTCGACTGGAGACGCTGCCGGAGTACAACGTCGAATCAGAGCGCGGCTTGATGGAGCTGTTCCTCGCGGGCGAACCGATGCCGCCCGCGTACAACGCGGAGTGGCACGGCAGCCTTCGCGAGTACCGGCGCTCCGGCAAGGTCGTCCGGCGGGTGCGCGTGGTGGCGAACCCGCTGACGGACTACCAGCGCCGCCAGTTCGCCTGGGCCTATCCCGGAAATGTCGAGGCGGGCGAGGAAATACGCGTCCTGGATTCGCACGACCCGGTGACCGACGTGCTGCCCGCGCAGGACTTCTGGGTCTTCGACGACGACTCGGTGGTCCTCCTGCACTACGAAGGAGGTGTCCAGACCGGACGGGAACTGCTGACCGGCGCCGCGGTGGGCGAGTACCTGGACTACCGGGAACTCGCGGTGGCGCACAGCGTGCCGTTCGACCAGTACCGGAACTCGCTGCCCGGTTGA
- a CDS encoding alpha/beta hydrolase: MTASSDFPRLRTLDGLHLQSTLVLPEAPAEHAAVLVHGGGVTRDEGGFFTRLAAGLAEAGIASLRFDHRGHGESEGRQQDLTLSSMLNDIRVAVAAIRARTTLPKAGLIGASICGYYAAKRPDEIERLVLLNPRLDYKKRTIDNRVYWTEQGYIEFSPSLKHGYGILNEVFWLKPNEVLGEIAAPTLIVHGTKDTFVPVESSRAALAHLTTEHRLLEIDGAQHGFAVHDDPTYADPQSQEWQAFVIREVTDWFSC, translated from the coding sequence ATGACCGCCTCGTCCGACTTCCCGCGCCTCCGCACCCTGGACGGCCTGCACCTCCAGAGCACCCTGGTGCTGCCGGAAGCCCCGGCCGAGCACGCCGCCGTCCTGGTCCACGGCGGTGGGGTGACCCGCGATGAAGGCGGCTTCTTCACACGTCTGGCGGCGGGCCTGGCCGAAGCGGGCATCGCATCGCTGCGCTTCGACCACCGCGGACACGGCGAGAGTGAAGGTCGGCAGCAGGACCTGACGCTGTCCTCCATGCTCAACGACATCCGGGTGGCGGTGGCGGCCATTCGCGCGAGGACGACCCTCCCCAAGGCCGGCCTCATCGGCGCCAGCATCTGCGGCTACTACGCCGCCAAACGGCCGGACGAGATCGAGCGCCTGGTGCTGCTCAACCCCCGGCTCGACTACAAGAAGCGCACCATCGACAACCGCGTCTACTGGACCGAACAGGGCTACATCGAGTTCAGCCCAAGCCTCAAGCACGGCTACGGCATCCTCAACGAGGTCTTCTGGCTCAAGCCGAACGAAGTCCTCGGCGAAATCGCGGCACCCACCCTCATCGTCCACGGCACCAAGGACACCTTCGTCCCCGTCGAATCCTCGCGCGCCGCCCTCGCGCACCTGACCACCGAACACCGACTGCTGGAAATCGACGGAGCCCAGCACGGCTTCGCCGTCCACGACGACCCCACCTACGCCGATCCCCAGAGCCAGGAGTGGCAGGCGTTCGTCATCCGCGAGGTGACCGACTGGTTCAGCTGTTGA